A window from Nitrosopumilus adriaticus encodes these proteins:
- the lysM gene encoding HTH-type transcriptional regulator LysM, producing the protein MYKDKVDEKIIGYLKEDARESFVDIGKKLKLSESAVRRRVKNLVDSGTIKKFTLELGEENATSAIVLVSVDSATDTSKVSLKLAKLEGVKTVYEITGQYDITTIMSASSIAEINNTIDALRKIPGVVDTNTVIILRKII; encoded by the coding sequence TTGTACAAGGATAAAGTAGACGAAAAAATTATCGGGTATCTAAAAGAAGATGCCAGAGAATCGTTTGTGGATATAGGTAAAAAATTAAAACTTTCTGAATCAGCAGTAAGACGAAGAGTAAAAAACCTCGTAGACAGCGGAACCATCAAAAAATTTACTTTGGAACTTGGAGAAGAGAATGCAACAAGCGCGATTGTTTTAGTATCAGTTGATTCTGCAACAGACACATCAAAAGTTTCACTCAAACTTGCAAAACTAGAAGGGGTAAAAACAGTTTATGAAATAACTGGTCAATACGACATTACAACAATTATGAGTGCATCAAGTATCGCTGAAATTAACAATACCATTGACGCATTAAGGAAGATTCCAGGTGTTGTCGATACAAACACGGTGATTATTTTGAGAAAAATAATCTAA